The Myxococcales bacterium genome includes a region encoding these proteins:
- a CDS encoding twin-arginine translocase TatA/TatE family subunit yields MGMTEILVILVVAMLFLGPDKLPDAAKTISKHIRDLRKQTREFTDTIENDTEIGGAIRDIKSALRGEEIRRPARKVAPKIDPALAAGAAVAADGAVAAEVAADGTPVPAGTRMSDAIASAVAAAAAAESTDATVSPAAVDASPAASAELGSPATVGVSAAALVAIVPAEPPTSAARPVRAAAGATTTAMTTAATAASAEPAAPAEPVDAEPTDAEPADADADLEPEDPDAAELAKLVRPATGTIGRGQVS; encoded by the coding sequence ATGGGCATGACCGAGATCCTCGTGATCCTCGTGGTCGCCATGCTCTTCCTCGGCCCGGACAAGCTGCCGGACGCGGCCAAGACGATCTCCAAGCATATCAGGGACCTGCGCAAGCAGACCCGGGAGTTCACGGACACGATCGAGAACGACACCGAGATCGGTGGCGCCATCCGCGACATCAAGAGCGCGCTCCGGGGCGAGGAGATCCGGCGGCCGGCGCGCAAGGTGGCGCCCAAGATCGATCCTGCGCTGGCGGCTGGGGCCGCGGTCGCAGCTGACGGCGCGGTCGCAGCCGAGGTCGCAGCCGATGGCACCCCGGTGCCAGCGGGCACGCGGATGTCAGACGCGATCGCCAGCGCGGTCGCGGCGGCCGCGGCAGCCGAGTCGACTGACGCGACGGTCAGCCCCGCCGCCGTCGACGCCAGCCCCGCGGCATCGGCCGAACTCGGCAGCCCAGCCACCGTTGGCGTCAGCGCCGCCGCGCTGGTCGCGATCGTCCCGGCCGAGCCTCCAACCTCCGCCGCACGACCCGTGCGCGCCGCCGCGGGCGCGACCACCACCGCCATGACCACCGCCGCCACCGCCGCCAGCGCCGAGCCCGCCGCTCCGGCTGAGCCCGTGGACGCCGAGCCGACGGACGCCGAGCCCGCGGACGCGGACGCCGACCTCGAGCCCGAGGATCCCGATGCCGCCGAGCTGGCCAAGCTCGTGCGCCCGGCCACCGGCACGATCGGCCGCGGCCAGGTCTCCTGA
- the tatC gene encoding twin-arginine translocase subunit TatC: MATADPDAELDEGRMPFLEHLREFRDRLRNAAICFMVATIVCWFFARDIYAELRVPLDQAMAHYPQFASIKMKYNVLTEPFWVYMSVALWAGVFVASPLIFYQLWKFIAPGLYKHERRIGVVFATFSGLFFVGGALFCHQFVLEPMFQYLLGVTGEDAEPALTMTGYLDLTRDMMLAFGAVFEMPFVIYFLAKIGLVTHKSLWRFNRWFVVLAFIIGAILTPSADVVSQCLMALPMIALYNLSIIVAWVVVRNKERAAKAAGYTEAPPDDDDEA; the protein is encoded by the coding sequence ATGGCGACCGCCGATCCTGACGCCGAGCTCGACGAGGGACGCATGCCGTTCCTCGAGCACCTGCGCGAGTTCCGCGATCGCCTGCGCAACGCCGCCATCTGCTTCATGGTGGCGACGATCGTGTGCTGGTTCTTCGCCCGCGACATCTACGCCGAGCTGCGCGTGCCCCTCGACCAGGCGATGGCGCACTACCCGCAGTTCGCGTCGATCAAGATGAAGTACAACGTCTTGACCGAGCCCTTCTGGGTCTACATGTCGGTCGCGCTGTGGGCCGGCGTGTTCGTCGCCAGCCCGCTCATCTTCTACCAGCTGTGGAAGTTCATCGCGCCCGGCCTGTACAAGCACGAGCGTCGGATCGGCGTCGTCTTCGCGACCTTCTCGGGGCTGTTCTTCGTCGGCGGCGCGCTGTTCTGTCACCAGTTCGTGCTCGAGCCGATGTTCCAGTACCTGCTCGGCGTCACCGGCGAGGACGCCGAGCCGGCGCTGACGATGACCGGCTACCTCGATCTCACGCGCGACATGATGCTGGCGTTCGGCGCGGTGTTCGAGATGCCGTTCGTCATCTACTTCCTGGCCAAGATCGGCCTGGTCACCCACAAGAGCCTGTGGCGCTTCAACCGCTGGTTCGTGGTGCTCGCGTTCATCATCGGCGCGATCCTGACGCCGTCGGCCGACGTCGTCTCGCAGTGCCTGATGGCGCTGCCGATGATCGCGCTCTACAACCTGTCGATCATCGTGGCGTGGGTGGTCGTGCGCAACAAGGAGCGCGCGGCCAAGGCCGCGGGCTACACCGAGGCGCCGCCCGACGACGACGACGAGGCCTGA
- a CDS encoding class I SAM-dependent methyltransferase, whose protein sequence is MQGPSSTALMVCAYRARASRWTRPIMTDRWADALAGDEGHRIAAGFDAHWPAMETWLALRVAYLDRLVGLAADRLGARQVVVLGAGYDTRAARLPRAGVRYFEVDHPETQAAKRARLAALPGYPIDAATYAPCDFEREDPIEQLRAAGLSTLEPTLVLWEGVVPYLTEAAVRATATTLARGLDPRSLVAFDYVGKNMAAGQKLSAQDHGMRDFIGDLAEPVRFGSDHITPVLAACGYRWVRTVSFDELALQLLGDYHRARLFRFQRIALASPGVLDAAWP, encoded by the coding sequence ATGCAAGGACCGAGCAGCACGGCGCTCATGGTGTGCGCGTACCGAGCGCGCGCGTCGAGGTGGACGCGGCCGATCATGACCGATCGCTGGGCCGACGCGCTCGCCGGCGACGAGGGCCACCGCATCGCCGCGGGCTTCGACGCGCACTGGCCGGCGATGGAGACCTGGCTGGCGCTGCGGGTCGCGTACCTCGATCGGCTGGTGGGGCTGGCGGCCGATCGCCTGGGGGCGCGCCAGGTGGTCGTGCTCGGCGCCGGCTACGACACCCGCGCGGCGCGGCTGCCGCGCGCGGGCGTGCGCTACTTCGAGGTCGATCACCCTGAGACCCAGGCGGCCAAGCGCGCGCGCCTGGCCGCCCTGCCCGGCTATCCGATCGACGCCGCGACCTACGCGCCGTGCGACTTCGAGCGCGAGGACCCGATCGAGCAGCTGCGCGCGGCCGGGCTGTCGACGCTCGAGCCGACGCTGGTCCTGTGGGAGGGCGTCGTGCCGTACCTGACCGAGGCCGCGGTGCGCGCGACCGCGACCACGCTGGCGCGCGGGCTCGATCCGCGGTCGCTGGTGGCGTTCGACTACGTCGGCAAGAACATGGCCGCGGGCCAGAAGCTGTCGGCGCAGGACCACGGCATGCGCGACTTCATCGGCGACCTGGCCGAGCCGGTGCGGTTCGGCTCGGATCACATCACGCCGGTGCTGGCGGCGTGCGGCTACCGCTGGGTGCGCACGGTCAGCTTCGACGAGCTGGCGCTGCAGCTGCTCGGCGACTACCACCGCGCGCGGCTGTTCCGGTTCCAGCGCATCGCGCTGGCGTCGCCGGGCGTGCTCGACGCCGCCTGGCCGTGA
- the smpB gene encoding SsrA-binding protein SmpB, whose protein sequence is MADARSAAQKFIAQNRKATHDFMIHERFECGLVLVGSEVKSLRDAKVTISDGWAEIRKGEAWLHGVQINEYPWANRDNHDVGRVRKLLLHKAEIAKLVAKTRERGFTLIPLSLYWKEGKVKIELGLATHKKQYDKRAAKRAADDQREIARAAKR, encoded by the coding sequence CCGATGCTCGATCTGCGGCGCAGAAGTTCATCGCGCAGAACCGCAAGGCCACGCACGACTTCATGATCCACGAGCGGTTCGAGTGCGGGCTGGTGCTGGTCGGGTCCGAGGTGAAGTCCCTGCGCGACGCCAAGGTGACGATCTCCGACGGCTGGGCCGAGATCCGCAAGGGCGAGGCGTGGCTGCACGGCGTGCAGATCAACGAGTACCCGTGGGCCAACCGCGACAACCACGACGTCGGCCGGGTCCGCAAGCTGCTCTTGCACAAGGCCGAGATCGCCAAGCTGGTCGCCAAGACCCGCGAGCGCGGCTTCACGCTGATCCCGCTGTCCCTCTACTGGAAGGAGGGCAAGGTCAAGATCGAGCTGGGCCTGGCGACCCACAAGAAGCAGTACGACAAGCGCGCGGCCAAGCGCGCCGCCGACGACCAGCGCGAGATCGCGCGGGCCGCGAAGCGCTGA